In Tachysurus fulvidraco isolate hzauxx_2018 chromosome 25, HZAU_PFXX_2.0, whole genome shotgun sequence, the following proteins share a genomic window:
- the LOC113661625 gene encoding NACHT, LRR and PYD domains-containing protein 3-like isoform X3 has product MSSAKETRAVENGLRLRDPAHRQLTMSRGRVAEQWKSTGMKNVEIKRLVSPSLSHVFEEINQDEKMSGEMLLKNKCYTTGAKFSQELDTVSLLEQTLNKVDKNKFMSYLCQNYPECFETPQVICDIHEVSKVILERFGSEVALKIAIKVLLENERNLKTIQDHLKYKLQRHLKSKFERINEGNSQQGNPILLNDIYTELLITEGGDEGINKEHEVRLIEEACKNGDTQETVIQCNDIFKPLHGQKKRIRTVLTKGIAGIGKTVSVHKFILDWTEGKENQDIHFIFPLPFRDLNLKRDNKYSVIQLLSQYFPELKEFIPVSCEELKTLFIFDGLDECRLPLDFMNNEMCCDVTKEISVDVMLTNLIRGNLLPSALLWITSRPAAACQVPPECTDRVTEVRGFNDSEKVRYFRKRFGDTSLADKIVAHVKSSRSLHIMCHIPVFCWISATVLEKMLGKADMEVPKTLTQMYTHFLLIQTHLKNKKYHGVIKEDMDLTESDKEMILRLAKLAFLQLEKRNLIFYQEDLVECGINVAEASEYSAICTEIFKEEFGLYREKVFCFVHLSIQEHLAAVYVLVEFVNNNTNILRKDAENQRTTKISDLHKSAIDRAMQSENGHFDLFLRFLLGLSTDSNQVLLKALLPKSCSESLEETAEYIKERIRKESSAERTINLFHCLNELNYNSLVEEIRSFLSSGRHSETELKPDQCSALAYVLLTSEEVIHEFDVKMCNTSLEGYQRLLPVVRISRKAILAGINLTDESCETLASILQSANSHLRELDLSFNNLGDLGVKFLCNGLSDPHNKLEKLNLSYNNLEHAGVKLLCDCLMSPNCKLQALGLAGTNFSEQSCELMASYFQSANSHLKELDLGCNNMRDSGVKLLTAGLISLQCHLEKLGLDRCDLTHNSCKALKAVLQSSNSYLRELNLSYNKLGVLGIQQLCEGLMHPDCKLEGLNLGLVDVGISMDASETLALALKSANLRELDLSNNCIGDSGVKLICDGLISPKSKLEKLSLRWCNLTDRSCENLATVLSTSTCLTDLELRDNDLHDSGVKQLCTGLKHPHCTLQRLGLSGCCVTEEGGSVLASALSSDQSQLKELDLSYNHLAEAGLRQLSAICDDPLCKLENLCLDHCEACRIKPGLNKYAREITLDPNTAHRTLSLTGNKVVTKAKGEQSHPDHPDRFEYYCQVLCKETLIGARCYWEVEWTGDVVYIGVTYKGINRKGRGIDCKLAMNNKSWILFCSNDYGYYVSYNSKETVLPSPPNPSKRMGIYLDWNAGTLSYFIISAGSLYHMYTFHTTFTEPLYPAISVYNYNDTVTLCEIV; this is encoded by the exons CGTTGAGATAAAGAGACTAGTCTCACCGTCTCTTAGCCATGTCTTTGAGGAAATCAACCAGGATGAAAAAATGAGTGGAGAAATGTTGCTAAAAAACAAATGCTACACAACAGGTGCTAAG TTCTCCCAAGAGCTGGACACAGTGTCTTTACTTGAACAAACACTCAACAAAGTGGACAAAAACAAGTTTATGAGTTATCTATGCCAGAATTACCCAGAATGCTTTGAGACTCCTCAGGTAATTTGTGATATCCATGAAGTATCTAAAGTTATTCTGGAGAGATTTGGCTCTGAGGTGGCTCTGAAGATAGCAATAAAGGTCTTGTTAGAGAACG AGAGAAATCTTAAGACCATTCAGGATCATCTAAAATATAAACTCCAGCGTCATCTTAAATCTAAATTTGAGCGCATAAACGAAGGAAATTCTCAGCAAGGGAATCCTATCCTTCTAAACGATATCTACACTGAGCTACTCATTACAGAAGGAGGAGATGAAGGCATTAATAAAGAACATGAGGTCAGATTGATTGAAGAAGCATGCAAGAACGGAGACACGCAGGAGACCGTGATACAATGCAACGACATCTTTAAACCTTTACATGGACAGAAAAAACGCATCCGCACCGTGTTAACAAAGGGCATTGCTGGGATCGGGAAAACAGTTTCTGTGCACAAATTCATCTTGGACTGGACAGAAGGAAAAGAGAATCAGGATATTCACTTCATTTTCCCGCTTCCTTTCCGTGATCTGAATTTAAAGAGAGATAACAAATATAGTGTGATTCAACTTCTTTCTCAGTATTTTCCAGAACTTAAAGAATTTATACCTGTTAGTTGTGAAGAACTAAAAACTCTGTTCATCTTTGACGGACTGGACGAGTGCCGACTTCCTCTTGATTTCATGAACAACGAAATGTGCTGTGACGTAACAAAAGAAATCTCTGTGGATGTGATGCTAACAAACCTCATCCGAGGAAATCTACTTCCCTCCGCACTTCTGTGGATAACCTCCCGGCCAGCAGCAGCCTGTCAGGTCCCTCCTGAGTGCACTGACCGGGTTACAGAGGTTCGAGGATTTAACGACTCAGAGAAAGTGAGATACTTCAGGAAGAGGTTCGGTGACACGAGTCTTGCTGACAAAATCGTTGCACACGTTAAGTCTTCAAGGAGCCTCCACATCATGTGCCATAtaccagtcttctgctggatatCAGCTACGGTTCTGGAAAAAATGTTGGGTAAAGCAGACATGGAAGTGCCTAAAACTCTAACTCAGATGTACACTCACTTCCTCCTGATTCAGACACATTTAAAGAACAAGAAGTACCATGGAGTGATCAAGGAAGACATGGACCTGACAGAATCGGACAAGGAGATGATTCTTAGACTGGCTAAGCTAGCGTTTCTGCAGTTGGAGAAAAGAAATCTGATTTTCTATCAAGAAGATCTAGTTGAATGTGGCATTAATGTTGCAGAAGCATCTGAGTACTCTGCAATTTGCACAGAAATCTTTAAAGAAGAGTTCGGATTGTACCGAGAGAAGGTCTTCTGCTTCGTCCACCTGAGTATTCAGGAGCATCTAGCGGCGGTGTATGTGCTGGTCGAATTTGTAAACAACAATACGAACATCCTCAGAAAAGATGCAGAGAATCAGAGAACGACAAAGATATCAGATTTACACAAGAGTGCTATAGACCGAGCGATGCAGAGTGAGAACGGACACTTTGACCTTTTCCTGCGCTTTCTTCTCGGTCTCTCAACGGATTCTAATCAGGTTCTCTTGAAAGCGCTGCTGCCAAAAAGTTGTTCTGAGAGCTTGGAAGAAACAGCTGAGTACATTAAAGAGAGGATCAGAAAAGAGTCATCAGCAGAAAGAACAATCAACTTATttcactgtctgaatgaactgaattacAACTCATTGGTGGAAGAAATTCGTAGTTTCTTGAGCTCAGGCAGGCATTCAGAGACCGAGCTTAAACCTGACCAGTGCTCAGCTCTAGCCTATGTGCTGCTAACATCTGAAGAAGTGATTCATGAATTCGatgtaaaaatgtgcaatacaTCTCTTGAGGGATATCAGAGACTGTTGCCGGTCGTCAGGATCTCAAGAAAAGCAAT CCTTGCTGGTATCAACCTCACAGATGAATCCTGTGAGACTCTGGCTTCAATCCTCCAATCAGCTAACTCAcatctgagagaactggacctcaGTTTCAATAATCTAGGAGATTTAGGAGTAAAATTTCTCTGTAACGGCCTTTCAGATCCACACAACAAACTTGAAAAGCTAAATCTCAGCTACAACAACCTTGAACATGCAGGAGTAAAGCTGCTATGTGATTGTCTGATGAGTCCAAACTGCAAACTGCAAGCACTCGG ACTGGCTGGCACCAACTTCTCAGAACAGTCTTGTGAATTAATGGCCTCGTATTTTCAGTCTGCTAACTCACACCTCAAAGAGCTGGATCTTGGCTGCAATAACATGAGAGACTCTGGAGTGAAGCTTCTGACTGCCGGGCTGATTAGTTTACAGTGTCATCTTGAGAAACTCGG CTTGGACAGATGTGATCTCACACACAATTCGTGTAAAGCATTAAAAGCTGTTTTGCAGTCATCCAACTCGTACCTTAGAGAGCTAAATCTCAGCTACAATAAATTGGGAGTCTTGGGAATCCAGCAGCTCTGTGAGGGATTAATGCATCCGGATTGCAAACTGGAAGGACTAAATCTCGG ACTTGTTGATGTCGGTATTTCAATGGACGCAAGTGAAACATTGGCCTTGGCTTTAAAGTCAGCAAATCTGAGAGAGCTTGATCTAAGCAACAATTGCATAGGAGATTCAGGAGTAAAACTGATCTGTGATGGACTTATCAGTCCAAAGAGCAAACTAGAAAAACTGAG TCTGCGCTGGTGTAACCTCACAGACAGGTCTTGTGAGAATCTGGCTACAGTCCTGAGTACGTCAACTTGCTTGACAGATTTGGAGCTTAGAGACAATGACCTGCATGATTCAGGTGTGAAGCAGCTTTGCACTGGACTGAAGCAtccacactgcacactgcagaGACTGGG TCTTTCAGGGTGTTGTGTTACAGAGGAAGGTGGCTCTGTCCTAGCCTCAGCTTTAAGCTCAGATCAGTCACAGCTAAAAGAGCTGGACCTCAGCTACAATCACTTAGCAGAGGCAGGACTGAGACAGCTCTCTGCTATTTGTGATGATCCACTCTGCAAACTTGAAAATCTTTG TTTAGACCATTGTGAGGCTTGCAGAATCAAACCAGgactaaataaat ATGCCCGTGAGATCACCCTGGACCCAAACACCGCACACAGAACCCTGTCACTGACAGGAAACAAAGTAGTCACAAAAGCAAAAGGCGAGCAGTCACACCCAGACCATCCAGATCGGTTTGAATACTATTGTCAGGTTTTGTGCAAAGAAACCCTGATTGGTGCTCGCTGCTACTGGGAAGTCGAGTGGACTGGAGATGTAGTTTACATCGGAGTCACTTACAAAGGGATCAACAGAAAAGGTCGCGGTATAGACTGCAAACTGGCAATGAATAACAAATCTtggattctgttctgttctaacGATTATGGCTATTATGTTAGTTATAACAGCAAGGAGACCGTCTTACCTTCTCCACCTAATCCGTCCAAACGAATGGGAATCTATCTAGACTGGAATGCTGGCACACtctcttattttattatctCGGCTGGAAGTCTATATCACATGTATACATTTCACACAACATTCACTGAACCCCTTTATCCagccatcagtgtttataactaCAATGACACGGTCACATTGTGTGAGATAGTATAA